A stretch of Gossypium hirsutum isolate 1008001.06 chromosome A06, Gossypium_hirsutum_v2.1, whole genome shotgun sequence DNA encodes these proteins:
- the LOC107961639 gene encoding oligouridylate-binding protein 1 isoform X1 has product MQQQRLKQQHALMQQALYHNPSLMSGPQIEPILSGNLPPGFDAATCRSVYVGNIHPYVTEPLLQEVFLSTGPIEGCKLIKKDKSSYGFVDYFDRRSAALAIVTLNGRHLFGQPIKVNWAYASNQREDTSGHHNIFVGDLSPEVTDATLFACFSVYSSCSDARVMWDQKTGRSKGFGFVSFRNQQEAQSAINDFNGKWLGSRQIRCNCAAKGATSNNDKSGLDAKGVVEPTNGTSEEGQEKTNDDAPENNPQYTTVYVGNLAPEVTSVDLHRLFHTLGAGTIEDVRVQRDKGFGFVRYSLHTEAALAIQMGNARILCGKPIKCSWGSKPTAPGTSSAPLPPPAAAHMPGFSAADLAAYERHMAMSKYGGAQVMSMMHPQGQAIYDGGYQNVATTQQLMYYQ; this is encoded by the exons ATGCAGCAGCAAAGGCTAAAGCAGCAACATGCTCTGATGCAACAGGCTTTGTACCACAATCCCAGTCTCATGAGTGGTCCTCAG ATAGAACCTATCTTGAGTGGGAATCTTCCTCCTGGCTTTGATGCAGCTACTTGCCGCAGCGT ATACGTGGGAAATATTCACCCCTACGTCACGGAACCCCTTCTGCAAGAAGTCTTTCTGAGTACTGGTCCCATTGAAGGATGCAAACTTATTAAAAAAGATAAG TCATCGTATGGTTTTGTGGACTACTTTGATCGCAGATCAGCTGCCCTTGCTATTGTTACTCTAAATGGAAGGCATCT ATTTGGGCAACCTATTAAAGTTAATTGGGCATATGCTAGCAATCAGAGGGAGGATACATCAG GTCATCACAACATTTTTGTTGGTGATCTCAGCCCTGAAGTTACAGATGCTACTTTGTTTGCATGCTTTTCTGTGTACTCTAGTTGTTC GGATGCTAGGGTTATGTGGGATCAAAAAACTGGCCGCTCGAAAGGTTTTGGTTTTGTTTCTTTCAGGAACCAGCAG gAAGCCCAGAGTGCAATTAATGACTTTAATG GGAAGTGGCTTGGAAGTAGACAGATCCGTTGTAACTGTGCTGCAAAAGGTGCCACTTCCAACAATGACAAATCAGGTTTGGATGCCAAAGGCGTTGTAGAGCCGACAAATGGAACCTCTG AAGAAGGTCAAGAGAAGACTAATGATGATGCTCCAGAGAACAATCCTCAGTATACCACGGTTTATGTGGGCAATCTTGCCCCAGAG GTTACATCAGTTGATCTCCACAGGCTTTTCCATACCCTTGGAGCAGGAACTATTGAAGATGTTCGCGTGCAACGAGATAAAGGTTTTGGTTTTGTGAGATACAGTTTGCATACTGAAGCAGCTTTAGCTATACAGATGGGAAATGCTAGAATTCTGTGCGGTAAACCAATTAAG TGTTCATGGGGTAGCAAGCCTACTGCACCAGGAACAAGCTCTGCCCCTTTGCCTCCACCGGCTGCTGCACATATGCCTGGTTTTTCAGCTGCTGATCTGGCTGCCTATGAACGACATATGGCAATGAGTAAATATGGCGGTGCACAGGTAATGAGTATGATGCATCCACAGGGTCAAGCAATCTATGATGGTGGATACCAAAACGTTGCAACAACTCAGCAGCTTATGTACTATCAGTAA
- the LOC107961640 gene encoding FCS-Like Zinc finger 13 → MSGKRPRPMMGKLSELLVSGKKPVFLDAVVTSPRSPLDLKTPSPRSSKRYDVGGVGLGIAVALDNKCSTHSCRHTICSSNVIVVKSGGKNLEMESLEDFTYVTTHGSGKSSTKVYYDGGEERRKSNCETPAPAPRFVEEVAYPTSDFLSCCHLCRKKLHGQDIYMYRGEKAFCSSECRSTQIMMDERKEQCRSEVSRSARVTTSSYESGDIFFSTGILAI, encoded by the exons ATGTCAGGGAAGAGACCACGTCCGATGATGGGGAAATTGTCTGAATTATTGGTTTCCGGCAAAAAACCCGTATTTTTGGATGCTGTTGTTACAAGCCCTAGGAGTCCACTAGATTTGAAGACACCATCACCTAGAAGTTCGAAGAGATATGATGTTGGTGGGGTTGGACTAGGGATTGCTGTTGCACTAGATAACAAGTGTAGTACCCATTCCTGCAGGCATACTATTTGTAGCTCAAATGTAATTGTTGTGAAATCTGGTGGGAAGAATTTAGAGATGGAAAGTTTGGAGGATTTTACGTATGTGACTACCCATGGATCTGGCAAGTCGTCTACAAAGGTGTATTATGATGGAGgtgaagaaaggagaaaaagtaACTGTGAAACCCCAGCTCCAGCACCAAGATTTGTGGAAGAGGTTGCTTACCCAACTTCAGATTTTCTCAGTTGTTGTCACCTATGCAGGAAAAAGCTGCATGGCCAAGACATTTACATGTATAG AGGGGAAAAAGCGTTTTGCAGTTCAGAGTGTAGGTCAACTCAAATAATGATGGATGAGAGGAAAGAACAGTGCAGATCAGAAGTTTCAAGATCTGCAAGAGTCACAACCTCCTCTTATGAGTCTGGGGATATCTTCTTCTCAACTGGGATTCTTGCAATTTAG
- the LOC107961639 gene encoding oligouridylate-binding protein 1 isoform X2: MQQQRLKQQHALMQQALYHNPSLMSGPQIEPILSGNLPPGFDAATCRSVYVGNIHPYVTEPLLQEVFLSTGPIEGCKLIKKDKSSYGFVDYFDRRSAALAIVTLNGRHLFGQPIKVNWAYASNQREDTSGHHNIFVGDLSPEVTDATLFACFSVYSSCSDARVMWDQKTGRSKGFGFVSFRNQQEAQSAINDFNGKWLGSRQIRCNCAAKGATSNNDKSGLDAKGVVEPTNGTSEEGQEKTNDDAPENNPQYTTVYVGNLAPEVTSVDLHRLFHTLGAGTIEDVRVQRDKGFGFVRYSLHTEAALAIQMGNARILCGKPIKDLVTGLEEKEFLLRPMIT, translated from the exons ATGCAGCAGCAAAGGCTAAAGCAGCAACATGCTCTGATGCAACAGGCTTTGTACCACAATCCCAGTCTCATGAGTGGTCCTCAG ATAGAACCTATCTTGAGTGGGAATCTTCCTCCTGGCTTTGATGCAGCTACTTGCCGCAGCGT ATACGTGGGAAATATTCACCCCTACGTCACGGAACCCCTTCTGCAAGAAGTCTTTCTGAGTACTGGTCCCATTGAAGGATGCAAACTTATTAAAAAAGATAAG TCATCGTATGGTTTTGTGGACTACTTTGATCGCAGATCAGCTGCCCTTGCTATTGTTACTCTAAATGGAAGGCATCT ATTTGGGCAACCTATTAAAGTTAATTGGGCATATGCTAGCAATCAGAGGGAGGATACATCAG GTCATCACAACATTTTTGTTGGTGATCTCAGCCCTGAAGTTACAGATGCTACTTTGTTTGCATGCTTTTCTGTGTACTCTAGTTGTTC GGATGCTAGGGTTATGTGGGATCAAAAAACTGGCCGCTCGAAAGGTTTTGGTTTTGTTTCTTTCAGGAACCAGCAG gAAGCCCAGAGTGCAATTAATGACTTTAATG GGAAGTGGCTTGGAAGTAGACAGATCCGTTGTAACTGTGCTGCAAAAGGTGCCACTTCCAACAATGACAAATCAGGTTTGGATGCCAAAGGCGTTGTAGAGCCGACAAATGGAACCTCTG AAGAAGGTCAAGAGAAGACTAATGATGATGCTCCAGAGAACAATCCTCAGTATACCACGGTTTATGTGGGCAATCTTGCCCCAGAG GTTACATCAGTTGATCTCCACAGGCTTTTCCATACCCTTGGAGCAGGAACTATTGAAGATGTTCGCGTGCAACGAGATAAAGGTTTTGGTTTTGTGAGATACAGTTTGCATACTGAAGCAGCTTTAGCTATACAGATGGGAAATGCTAGAATTCTGTGCGGTAAACCAATTAAG GATCTAGTTACAGGTCTAGAGGAGAAAGAATTCTTGCTTCGACCTATGATTACTTAA